In Edaphobacter paludis, a single window of DNA contains:
- a CDS encoding response regulator, with product MRKVIERALRQAGLELTEVLQASNGEEALQALRDESGKPNSLALILSDINMPVMDGLQFLEQRRDERLAPGVPVVMITTEGSEPLVLRAISAGAQGYICKPFTAEQVKARVVPLLPAA from the coding sequence ATGAGAAAGGTGATCGAACGGGCACTGCGCCAGGCCGGACTCGAACTCACCGAAGTGTTGCAGGCGTCGAACGGAGAAGAGGCTCTGCAGGCCCTGCGCGACGAGAGCGGCAAGCCCAACTCGCTGGCTTTGATCCTCAGCGATATTAATATGCCGGTCATGGACGGCCTGCAGTTTCTTGAACAGCGCCGTGACGAGAGACTCGCGCCGGGCGTTCCTGTCGTCATGATCACGACCGAAGGAAGTGAGCCGTTGGTTCTGCGAGCCATCTCCGCAGGGGCACAGGGCTATATCTGCAAGCCCTTCACCGCGGAGCAAGTAAAGGCGCGCGTCGTGCCATTGCTGCCAGCAGCCTAA
- a CDS encoding IS1595 family transposase, giving the protein MNLFSLAKSFPTEELALAFWIKQRWPNGVRCIACDHDKCYLIETKGKTGKVYRKFECAECGLHFSPTANTIFHDSHLPLQKWFMAICLMTEGKKGISASQVQRHLGISYKTAWHLCHRIREAMQEDKGTKLGGESVTVEIDEMYVGGRKRGTGVKAAKNSKTIVVGIAERDGRIHLQTVKSGHSRHVRTVVSENLNKDTEQVVTDGALKFRGMFPKEQHKAGNHHRELRDKNWTSTQTVENAFSLFKRGIVGNYHQLSKDHLDRYLGEFCWRYNRRGLQPCLFQMTLENMAKRKPLPYKDLIF; this is encoded by the coding sequence ATGAATCTCTTCTCTCTAGCCAAGTCGTTTCCTACTGAAGAACTCGCCTTAGCGTTTTGGATTAAGCAGCGTTGGCCGAATGGTGTACGGTGCATAGCTTGCGACCACGACAAGTGCTATCTGATCGAAACCAAAGGCAAAACTGGCAAGGTATACCGCAAGTTTGAGTGCGCGGAGTGTGGTTTGCACTTCAGCCCCACAGCAAACACCATCTTTCACGATTCGCATCTCCCACTTCAGAAATGGTTTATGGCTATCTGTCTGATGACTGAAGGAAAGAAGGGCATTTCAGCAAGCCAGGTGCAGCGTCATCTTGGAATTTCCTATAAGACGGCTTGGCATTTGTGCCACAGAATCCGCGAAGCCATGCAGGAAGATAAGGGAACGAAATTAGGTGGCGAATCTGTCACGGTCGAGATTGACGAGATGTATGTTGGCGGTCGCAAACGTGGAACGGGTGTAAAAGCGGCCAAAAACTCAAAAACTATCGTAGTGGGCATTGCAGAACGTGATGGCCGCATTCATTTACAAACCGTGAAGTCTGGTCATTCTCGTCACGTGCGTACCGTCGTTAGCGAAAATCTGAACAAAGACACCGAACAAGTCGTGACAGATGGAGCACTCAAGTTCAGGGGTATGTTTCCGAAGGAACAACACAAAGCTGGCAACCATCACCGCGAACTCAGAGATAAAAACTGGACTTCGACTCAGACCGTAGAGAATGCATTTTCGCTATTCAAGCGTGGGATTGTCGGCAACTATCACCAATTGTCCAAAGATCACCTAGACCGCTATTTAGGTGAGTTTTGCTGGCGCTATAACCGACGTGGTTTGCAGCCTTGTCTATTCCAGATGACGCTAGAGAACATGGCTAAAAGAAAACCGTTGCCTTACAAAGACCTAATCTTTTGA
- a CDS encoding 6-phosphofructokinase, which produces MRIGMLTGGGDCPGLNAVIRAAVRKGIQHHGDEFIGFMEGWRGVIDDVTMPLTLETTSGILQKGGTILRSSRTNVKKVEGGFEKCMETIKRNKLDALIALGGDDTQSITLALGERGVNCVGVPKTIDNDLSGTDACFGFDTAVMIATEAVDRLHSTAESHNRVLVCEVMGRDAGWIAVTSGIAGGADVILVPEVPIDIDETCRLIKYRREHGKKFSIVVVAEGAKFPEGPLATHDTSLDSFGHPRLSGIGQALAEEIEKRTGYETRSVNLGHTQRGGTPTAYDRMLATRYGVAAIDLVHAGKFGRLVVLRGTQISDIAIADAIAKTRTVGQDLLDVVKSLQPLKSAV; this is translated from the coding sequence ATGCGGATTGGAATGTTGACTGGCGGTGGAGATTGTCCTGGATTGAACGCCGTGATTCGCGCTGCAGTGCGCAAGGGAATTCAGCACCATGGCGATGAGTTCATCGGCTTCATGGAAGGCTGGCGTGGGGTTATCGACGATGTGACAATGCCGCTGACACTGGAGACGACCTCCGGAATTCTGCAAAAGGGTGGGACGATCCTGCGCTCTTCGCGCACCAACGTGAAGAAGGTCGAAGGCGGCTTCGAGAAGTGCATGGAGACGATCAAGCGGAATAAGCTGGACGCCCTGATCGCTCTTGGTGGCGATGATACCCAGTCCATTACGTTGGCACTCGGCGAGCGCGGCGTCAATTGCGTCGGCGTTCCCAAGACGATTGACAATGACCTTAGTGGTACTGACGCCTGTTTCGGTTTCGATACTGCTGTGATGATTGCTACGGAGGCGGTGGACCGCCTGCACTCGACCGCCGAGTCGCACAACCGCGTGCTCGTCTGCGAAGTCATGGGGCGCGATGCTGGTTGGATCGCCGTGACCTCCGGAATCGCCGGCGGCGCGGACGTAATTCTAGTGCCCGAGGTACCAATCGATATCGACGAAACCTGCCGGTTGATTAAGTACCGTCGTGAGCATGGGAAGAAGTTCTCGATTGTGGTTGTAGCCGAAGGCGCAAAGTTTCCTGAAGGACCACTTGCTACCCATGACACATCGCTTGACTCCTTTGGCCATCCGCGTTTGAGCGGCATCGGTCAGGCGCTCGCCGAAGAGATTGAGAAGCGTACTGGCTACGAGACGCGCAGCGTGAACCTGGGTCATACCCAGCGGGGCGGTACACCTACCGCTTATGACCGGATGCTGGCGACACGATATGGTGTTGCAGCGATTGATCTCGTCCATGCAGGCAAGTTCGGCCGTCTGGTGGTGCTGCGCGGAACCCAGATCTCGGACATTGCGATTGCCGATGCGATTGCCAAGACCCGTACGGTTGGGCAAGACCTGCTGGACGTCGTAAAGAGCCTGCAGCCATTGAAGAGTGCTGTCTAA
- a CDS encoding YceI family protein — translation MKTVYEIDPAHSSAQFTIRHLMISNVRGDFKSVKGTVVYDPENLANTSIQAEIDVHSLNTRDENRDAHVKSAEFFHAEKYPSIAFKSNKVESAGDGELKVTGGLTILGVTKEVVLKVEGPSDEAKDPWGNLRIGASGSTKIKRSDFGLTWNAMLETGGVMLGDDVKIELDLELVKQKSA, via the coding sequence ATGAAGACTGTTTATGAAATAGACCCTGCGCACTCGAGTGCGCAATTTACGATCCGCCACCTCATGATTTCGAATGTGCGCGGCGACTTCAAGAGCGTCAAAGGCACGGTGGTTTACGATCCGGAGAATCTTGCGAATACCAGCATTCAGGCGGAGATCGATGTCCACTCGCTGAACACGCGCGATGAGAATCGCGACGCCCATGTGAAGAGCGCGGAGTTTTTTCACGCCGAGAAGTATCCGTCTATCGCTTTCAAAAGCAACAAGGTGGAATCGGCGGGCGACGGAGAGTTGAAGGTGACCGGCGGCCTTACGATTCTGGGAGTGACAAAAGAAGTAGTGCTGAAGGTCGAAGGCCCGTCGGACGAAGCGAAAGATCCCTGGGGCAACTTGAGGATCGGCGCTTCGGGTTCGACGAAGATCAAGCGCAGCGATTTTGGGCTGACCTGGAATGCGATGCTCGAGACGGGCGGCGTCATGCTGGGTGATGATGTCAAGATCGAGCTTGATCTTGAACTGGTGAAGCAAAAGAGCGCATAA
- a CDS encoding flagellar hook basal-body protein translates to MDSGLYAAYTGLLARTQALDTAANNLANAGTTGFRAQRDYFSGVLAGGIDQDTSPDASQVGQSVNGFGILGGNLLDMGQGQLTTTGDPLNFALQGQGFFAIQTANGVRYTRDGSFMRSATGVLETSAGEPVLDINQKSITIPSGTVHVGPDGNISVATANGSAIVAQVGIFDFSDRSALAAEGTNRFSADGAKPIAGKAALVQGAIEGSNEDAIHGTMQMVLVQRQAEMMQKALSVFDNSFDKVAAEDLPRV, encoded by the coding sequence ATGGATAGCGGCTTATATGCGGCATATACGGGGTTGCTGGCGCGGACGCAGGCACTTGATACCGCAGCCAATAATCTGGCGAACGCCGGAACGACGGGCTTTCGCGCGCAGCGGGACTACTTCAGCGGCGTGCTGGCGGGTGGCATCGACCAGGACACTTCGCCGGATGCGTCGCAGGTTGGTCAATCCGTCAATGGCTTTGGCATTCTGGGCGGCAACTTGTTGGACATGGGGCAGGGACAACTTACGACGACAGGCGATCCTCTGAACTTCGCATTGCAGGGACAGGGATTTTTCGCGATCCAGACGGCCAACGGGGTTCGCTACACGCGTGATGGTTCGTTCATGCGGTCCGCTACCGGGGTGCTGGAGACAAGCGCCGGAGAGCCCGTGCTTGATATCAATCAGAAGAGCATCACGATTCCGAGCGGAACGGTGCATGTGGGGCCAGATGGAAACATCTCGGTTGCGACCGCGAATGGGAGCGCGATTGTCGCGCAGGTGGGGATCTTCGACTTCAGCGACAGATCGGCACTTGCGGCTGAAGGAACCAATCGCTTTTCGGCAGATGGAGCGAAGCCGATTGCGGGAAAAGCAGCGCTGGTTCAGGGTGCGATCGAGGGATCGAATGAAGATGCAATTCACGGCACGATGCAGATGGTACTGGTGCAGCGGCAGGCAGAGATGATGCAGAAGGCGCTGAGCGTCTTCGATAACAGTTTCGATAAGGTTGCGGCGGAAGATCTGCCGCGAGTCTGA
- the flgG gene encoding flagellar basal-body rod protein FlgG, with translation MIRALYTAASGMSAQQANLDTVANNLANSATAGFRERRLQFQDMIYQNVIVPGSAESPQTNSAGLQIGLGTKSAASEVIMTQGDFNATGNTLDLAIQGSGFFQVSRPDGTIAYTRAGSFHRNNQGTMVTSDGDTVLPAITIPSNATNLTISQYGIVTATIPGQTAAAQLGTIQLATFVNPGGLNSIGGNLLTPTDSSGNAITDVPGGTTGMGTLEQGGLENSNVDVVAEFVQMILAQRAYESNSKVVHVADDMYSQINGMIR, from the coding sequence ATGATTCGAGCGTTATATACAGCAGCGAGCGGCATGAGCGCGCAACAGGCAAATTTGGATACAGTGGCAAACAATCTTGCCAACTCTGCGACTGCGGGATTCCGTGAACGGCGGCTGCAGTTTCAGGACATGATCTACCAGAACGTGATCGTGCCTGGATCAGCAGAGAGCCCGCAGACGAATTCGGCGGGCTTGCAGATTGGGCTGGGAACAAAGTCCGCAGCGAGCGAGGTCATCATGACGCAGGGAGACTTCAACGCGACGGGCAACACGCTGGATCTGGCGATTCAGGGCAGCGGTTTTTTTCAGGTGTCGCGGCCGGATGGAACGATTGCATATACCCGGGCCGGAAGCTTCCATAGGAATAATCAGGGGACCATGGTGACCTCCGATGGAGATACGGTGTTGCCGGCGATTACGATTCCATCGAATGCGACCAACCTCACCATCTCTCAGTATGGAATTGTGACGGCGACGATTCCGGGACAGACGGCGGCGGCGCAGTTGGGGACGATTCAGCTGGCGACATTCGTGAACCCCGGCGGACTGAATTCCATTGGTGGGAATTTGCTGACTCCGACGGACTCCTCTGGAAATGCAATTACCGACGTGCCGGGCGGGACGACCGGCATGGGAACTCTGGAACAGGGTGGCCTCGAAAACTCGAACGTCGATGTGGTGGCGGAGTTTGTGCAGATGATTCTGGCGCAGCGCGCGTATGAGAGCAACTCGAAGGTCGTGCATGTGGCCGACGATATGTATTCGCAGATCAACGGCATGATCCGGTAG
- a CDS encoding flagella basal body P-ring formation protein FlgA, with protein MENIFNLRRRILWCGIAVLSLLGTASFAVAANCAGTPAAAARSAGAGSSLSPLPEGKGYRVASVRWDPVMRQSWATIVSCAHPERPGILLRTGDANHAEHRLSVQVREDHTPVVRAGDMVQLWRQEDLLRIEVAGVAEQSGSVGETIRVRLLRRPGSNQSIEEQLSGVVRGRADVEMQP; from the coding sequence ATGGAAAATATATTCAATCTGCGTCGAAGGATTTTATGGTGCGGGATTGCAGTGTTGAGCTTGCTGGGAACAGCCTCATTTGCTGTGGCGGCCAATTGCGCGGGAACGCCTGCGGCGGCTGCCAGGTCGGCGGGAGCAGGATCTTCGCTTTCGCCGCTGCCCGAGGGCAAGGGCTATCGAGTGGCGAGCGTTCGCTGGGACCCGGTGATGAGGCAAAGCTGGGCGACGATTGTGAGCTGTGCACATCCGGAGCGGCCTGGGATCTTACTTCGCACTGGCGACGCGAACCATGCCGAGCATAGATTGAGCGTGCAGGTTCGAGAGGATCACACGCCGGTGGTTCGCGCAGGTGACATGGTGCAGCTGTGGCGGCAGGAGGATCTGTTGCGTATTGAAGTCGCCGGCGTTGCGGAGCAGAGCGGCAGCGTGGGCGAGACGATTCGTGTGCGCCTGTTGCGTCGGCCCGGGAGCAATCAATCGATAGAAGAACAATTGAGCGGTGTCGTCCGCGGGCGGGCAGATGTGGAGATGCAGCCATGA
- a CDS encoding chemotaxis protein CheX: protein MLATGNPTPQNEMVNRLDSAVSEVFEMMLERSCDPMDGDVHIVDGRIVARIQFTGAVSGECILYASPATAAVTAEALLGTASSEPCDPMVDDAIGELCNMIAGGWKSKLEHPQAGCLISVPAVTREGLVALEGKFGTKFSRTYSFQGNIFGIVLAF, encoded by the coding sequence ATGTTGGCAACCGGAAACCCCACCCCGCAGAACGAAATGGTCAACCGTCTCGACTCGGCCGTCTCCGAGGTCTTCGAGATGATGCTTGAACGAAGCTGCGACCCCATGGATGGAGACGTCCACATCGTCGACGGCAGAATTGTAGCCCGCATTCAATTCACCGGCGCTGTCTCCGGCGAGTGCATCCTGTACGCCAGCCCCGCTACCGCCGCCGTCACCGCCGAAGCTCTGCTCGGAACCGCATCCTCCGAGCCCTGCGATCCCATGGTCGATGACGCCATTGGCGAGCTATGCAACATGATCGCCGGCGGGTGGAAGAGCAAGCTCGAACATCCACAAGCGGGATGTTTGATCTCCGTTCCCGCCGTGACCCGCGAAGGTCTCGTTGCCCTGGAAGGAAAGTTTGGCACAAAATTCAGCCGCACCTACTCCTTCCAGGGCAACATCTTCGGCATTGTTCTCGCCTTTTAG
- a CDS encoding super-infection exclusion protein B, which produces MCALALFLPASRSQTFITSHDLWFWGGLFFTGLYLLFTGIHEIGKKVAIPLQQRCKEKRMKFVLVNLPDDEFQVVLQYVKGNKTSVDFVSGRADGTLLDLVTKGVLTRGIGYESGYAIVTSYEITSEANKCVRESDIRQAFLNRGMLK; this is translated from the coding sequence ATGTGCGCTTTGGCCTTATTCCTACCCGCATCACGGAGCCAAACATTCATCACCTCGCATGACCTTTGGTTCTGGGGAGGATTGTTCTTTACAGGGTTGTATCTCCTATTCACCGGAATTCACGAGATCGGAAAGAAAGTTGCGATCCCTCTACAGCAGCGGTGCAAGGAAAAGCGCATGAAGTTCGTTTTGGTTAATCTTCCAGATGACGAGTTTCAAGTTGTACTGCAATACGTCAAGGGAAACAAAACGTCTGTGGACTTTGTAAGCGGTCGGGCGGACGGAACGCTATTGGATCTTGTAACCAAAGGCGTTCTTACACGAGGAATTGGTTATGAGAGCGGTTATGCCATTGTGACTTCTTACGAAATAACATCGGAAGCTAATAAATGTGTTCGCGAATCGGACATCCGTCAAGCTTTTCTAAATCGGGGGATGTTGAAGTAA
- a CDS encoding MarR family transcriptional regulator, translating into MNNPTKHEKEPDLSGVHLWLVLSKAARSVEAHALRNIRGFGIGQSDFGVLEALLHRGPLSVKQIGAKVLLTSGSMTAAVDRLEAKGLVTRQDDPEDRRSWIIHLTETGRELIERVFADHREAMENAVSEFPVEERAALIKALRRLGRAAEEKF; encoded by the coding sequence ATGAACAATCCGACAAAACACGAGAAAGAGCCAGACCTCAGCGGAGTTCATCTATGGCTGGTGCTATCGAAGGCGGCGCGTTCGGTGGAGGCCCACGCTCTGCGGAACATTCGTGGATTCGGTATAGGGCAAAGCGACTTCGGTGTTCTGGAGGCGCTGCTCCATCGAGGACCACTGAGCGTGAAGCAGATCGGAGCCAAGGTGCTCTTGACCAGCGGGTCCATGACGGCGGCGGTCGACAGGCTGGAGGCGAAGGGCTTGGTGACTCGGCAGGATGACCCAGAGGATCGACGATCGTGGATTATTCACCTGACGGAGACCGGCAGGGAGTTGATCGAGAGGGTATTTGCCGACCATCGGGAGGCAATGGAGAATGCCGTTTCGGAATTTCCAGTTGAAGAGCGGGCGGCTTTGATTAAGGCGCTGCGTCGATTGGGGCGAGCGGCAGAGGAGAAGTTTTGA
- a CDS encoding pirin family protein, with protein sequence MTEQKKVLGTYGAGSNHWVGDGFPVRNLFPSNGLEAEVNPFLMLDYAGPTEFKASSKTPGVGQHPHRGFETVTIAYQGSVEHRDSAGNSGVIYPGDVQWMTAASGVVHEEMHEKEFARKGGVFEMVQLWVNLPKAEKMSKPRYQAITKEQIPVVKFETGGHARVIAGEWNGIKGAARTVTPINVFDVVLKSGERIEIPLTEGHQAAVVLRKGDVSIHEHQGGPHSLMGEARIAVLSASGVGVGIEAKEDSTLLVLSGEPIAEPVASYGPFVMNTREELVQAMEDYKAGKMGQLA encoded by the coding sequence ATGACAGAACAGAAAAAGGTATTGGGCACTTATGGCGCGGGGTCGAACCACTGGGTTGGGGACGGCTTTCCGGTGCGAAACCTGTTTCCATCGAATGGCCTGGAAGCAGAGGTCAATCCGTTCCTGATGCTCGATTATGCGGGGCCGACCGAGTTCAAGGCGTCGAGCAAGACTCCGGGTGTGGGGCAGCATCCGCACCGCGGTTTCGAGACGGTCACGATTGCATATCAGGGCTCGGTTGAACATCGCGACTCGGCGGGGAACTCGGGGGTGATCTATCCGGGCGATGTGCAGTGGATGACGGCGGCTTCGGGCGTAGTGCATGAAGAGATGCATGAGAAGGAGTTCGCTCGCAAGGGCGGCGTTTTCGAGATGGTCCAGCTCTGGGTGAACTTGCCGAAAGCGGAGAAGATGTCGAAGCCTCGCTACCAGGCAATTACGAAGGAGCAGATTCCGGTTGTGAAGTTTGAGACTGGCGGACATGCGCGTGTGATTGCCGGGGAGTGGAATGGAATCAAGGGCGCTGCGCGCACGGTTACGCCGATCAATGTGTTCGACGTGGTGCTGAAGTCGGGAGAGAGGATTGAGATTCCTTTGACGGAGGGACATCAAGCCGCGGTTGTGTTGAGAAAGGGAGATGTTTCGATCCATGAGCATCAGGGCGGCCCGCACTCGCTGATGGGCGAAGCCCGGATTGCGGTGTTGAGTGCCTCGGGAGTTGGCGTCGGGATTGAAGCGAAAGAGGATTCCACGCTGCTGGTGCTGAGCGGGGAACCGATTGCCGAGCCAGTTGCCAGCTATGGACCGTTCGTGATGAACACGCGCGAAGAGTTGGTGCAAGCGATGGAGGACTACAAGGCGGGAAAGATGGGGCAGCTTGCATAA
- the carB gene encoding carbamoyl-phosphate synthase large subunit: MPRRNDIAKILVIGSGPIVIGQSAEFDYSGTQACKALKAEGYEVVLVNSNPASIMTDPEVADRTYIEPLNTAYLEEILRVEAEMLASGSGKFAVLPTVGGQTALNLAVDLADSGVLEKLGVELIGAKLEAIKKAEDRLLFKDAMNKIGLDMPRSQLVNNLRDGLEFAAKIGFPVVIRPSFTLGGSGGGIAYNREEMMEILSRGLDLSPVHECLIEESVLGWKEYELEVVRDLNDNVIIICSIENFDPMGVHTGDSITVAPAQTLTDREYQCMRDAAIRVIREIGVETGGSNVQFAVNPVNGRMTVIEMNPRVSRSSALASKATGFPIAKIAARLAVGYTLDEIQNDITKATPACFEPTIDYVVVKIPKWQFEKFPGADEGLGPQMKSVGEVMAIGRTFKEAMMKAVRSLETGKKATADDIEPRRLTQRLVTPHPDRLAYIRYAFERGMTVREVARMTSMDPWFLYQMKQITDEIKAIGGVSMDEVTAEQLRDAKRMGISDERLAASWGLKGAEGTAAVRALRKKLNVLPVYKMVDTCAGEFESYTPYLYSCYDEEDEAAPTTRKKILILGSGPNRIGQGIEFDYCCCHAAFALREDGYETIMVNCNPETVSTDYDTSDRLYFEPLTLEDVLAVYEHEASSGAEIGMIVQFGGQTPLNLSLPLKKAGVPIIGTSPESIDLAEDRKRFGKLIEELQIPQPEGAMATSVAEAVAGANRVGYPVLVRPSYVLGGRAMVIAYDDEAVVRYMSTAIEFSQERPVLIDHFLEDATEVDVDALCDGDDVVIAGIMQHIEEAGIHSGDSSCVLPSVDLSDAVLRTIREYTRKLAMALNVMGLVNIQFAIQRGKVFVIEVNPRASRTVPYVSKATGVPLAKIASRLMVGRKLKELLPEAVANGNDLGTGSHYFVKSPVFPWGKFPGVDTVLGPEMKSTGEVMGVADNFGEAFAKAQIAAGQVLPLEGTIFLSVNDHDKEGVVSLARQFVEMGFHLVATHGTAAVLEKAGLQPERVYKVKEGRPNVVDLIKGDRIHLIVNTPRGQDTFFDEQAIRRAAVLARIPTITTLAAARAASEGISALQQGTLSVVALQTLHANRVEATV; encoded by the coding sequence ATGCCACGCAGGAATGACATCGCAAAAATTCTGGTGATCGGCTCCGGGCCGATTGTGATTGGTCAGTCGGCGGAGTTCGATTACTCCGGCACGCAGGCTTGCAAGGCGCTGAAGGCTGAGGGCTATGAGGTAGTGCTGGTGAACTCGAACCCGGCGTCCATCATGACCGATCCTGAGGTTGCGGACCGCACTTATATCGAGCCTCTGAATACGGCTTATCTTGAGGAAATTCTCCGCGTCGAAGCGGAGATGCTGGCGTCCGGTTCCGGCAAGTTTGCCGTGCTGCCGACGGTGGGTGGCCAGACGGCTCTGAATCTCGCTGTAGATCTGGCGGATTCGGGAGTGCTGGAGAAGCTCGGAGTTGAACTGATTGGCGCGAAGTTGGAAGCGATCAAGAAGGCCGAGGACCGTTTGTTGTTCAAGGATGCGATGAACAAGATCGGTCTGGACATGCCGCGCTCGCAGCTTGTGAACAACCTTCGCGATGGTCTGGAGTTTGCCGCAAAAATTGGCTTTCCCGTTGTGATTCGCCCTTCGTTCACGCTTGGTGGATCGGGCGGCGGTATTGCATACAACCGCGAAGAGATGATGGAAATTCTTTCGCGCGGGCTCGATCTCTCGCCGGTGCACGAGTGCTTGATTGAAGAGAGTGTGCTCGGCTGGAAAGAGTACGAGCTCGAGGTTGTCCGCGACCTGAATGACAACGTCATCATCATCTGCTCGATTGAAAACTTCGATCCGATGGGCGTGCATACGGGCGACTCAATTACAGTCGCTCCGGCGCAGACGTTGACTGATCGCGAGTACCAGTGCATGCGGGATGCTGCGATTCGCGTGATCCGCGAGATTGGTGTGGAGACGGGCGGAAGCAACGTGCAGTTCGCGGTGAATCCGGTGAACGGGCGCATGACAGTGATCGAGATGAACCCGCGCGTGTCGCGGTCGTCGGCACTTGCTTCGAAGGCCACCGGGTTTCCGATTGCGAAGATCGCTGCGCGGCTTGCCGTCGGCTATACGCTCGATGAGATTCAGAACGACATTACGAAGGCTACTCCGGCTTGCTTTGAGCCGACGATTGATTATGTCGTCGTAAAGATTCCGAAGTGGCAGTTCGAGAAGTTTCCCGGCGCCGATGAGGGCCTGGGGCCGCAGATGAAGTCTGTCGGCGAAGTGATGGCGATTGGCCGCACCTTCAAGGAAGCGATGATGAAGGCGGTGCGGTCGCTGGAGACGGGCAAGAAGGCCACGGCGGACGATATTGAACCGCGCAGGCTGACGCAGCGGCTGGTGACGCCGCATCCTGACCGGCTGGCCTACATTCGCTATGCGTTTGAACGCGGGATGACAGTGCGCGAGGTCGCTCGTATGACCTCGATGGATCCGTGGTTTCTGTACCAGATGAAACAGATTACGGATGAGATCAAGGCGATTGGCGGCGTGTCGATGGATGAGGTCACCGCGGAACAGCTTCGCGACGCCAAGCGGATGGGCATCTCGGACGAGCGGCTGGCTGCGAGTTGGGGATTGAAGGGCGCTGAGGGGACTGCTGCGGTTCGTGCGCTGCGGAAGAAGCTGAATGTATTGCCGGTCTACAAGATGGTGGATACGTGCGCCGGAGAATTTGAGAGCTATACACCGTATCTCTACAGCTGCTACGACGAAGAAGACGAGGCTGCGCCGACGACGCGCAAGAAGATTCTGATTCTGGGCAGCGGGCCGAACCGGATCGGGCAGGGAATCGAGTTCGATTATTGCTGCTGCCATGCCGCGTTCGCGCTGCGTGAAGACGGCTACGAGACCATCATGGTCAACTGCAATCCTGAGACTGTTTCGACCGACTACGACACCAGCGACCGGTTGTACTTTGAGCCGTTGACGCTCGAGGACGTGCTGGCGGTGTATGAGCATGAGGCTTCATCGGGTGCAGAGATTGGGATGATAGTGCAGTTCGGCGGCCAGACTCCGTTGAACCTGAGCCTGCCGTTGAAGAAGGCTGGTGTGCCGATTATTGGGACGTCGCCGGAGTCGATTGATCTGGCCGAAGATCGGAAGCGGTTTGGCAAGCTGATTGAAGAATTGCAGATTCCGCAGCCTGAAGGCGCGATGGCAACCAGCGTGGCCGAAGCGGTTGCAGGCGCGAACCGCGTGGGATATCCAGTACTGGTGCGGCCCTCCTATGTGCTGGGCGGACGTGCAATGGTGATCGCTTATGACGATGAGGCGGTTGTCCGTTACATGAGCACCGCCATCGAGTTCTCACAGGAGCGGCCAGTGTTGATCGACCACTTCCTTGAGGATGCGACCGAGGTCGACGTCGATGCATTGTGCGATGGCGACGACGTTGTGATTGCTGGGATCATGCAGCATATCGAGGAGGCGGGGATTCACTCGGGCGACTCGTCCTGCGTGCTGCCTTCGGTCGATCTCAGCGATGCTGTGCTGCGTACGATTCGCGAATATACGCGCAAACTGGCGATGGCACTGAACGTGATGGGACTTGTGAACATTCAGTTCGCTATTCAGCGCGGCAAGGTGTTTGTGATCGAGGTAAATCCTCGGGCTTCGCGTACAGTTCCCTATGTTTCAAAGGCCACCGGCGTTCCGCTTGCCAAGATTGCATCACGATTAATGGTAGGGCGGAAGTTGAAGGAGCTGCTGCCCGAAGCGGTAGCGAACGGGAATGACCTCGGAACAGGTTCACATTATTTTGTGAAGTCGCCGGTGTTTCCATGGGGCAAGTTCCCCGGAGTGGATACGGTGCTTGGTCCGGAGATGAAGTCTACCGGCGAAGTGATGGGCGTGGCGGACAACTTTGGCGAGGCATTTGCCAAGGCGCAGATCGCCGCCGGACAGGTGCTCCCGCTCGAGGGGACCATCTTCTTGAGCGTCAACGATCACGATAAGGAAGGCGTTGTCTCGCTGGCTCGCCAGTTTGTGGAGATGGGATTCCATCTGGTTGCCACGCATGGAACGGCGGCAGTGCTGGAGAAGGCAGGGTTGCAGCCGGAGCGCGTTTACAAGGTGAAGGAAGGTCGTCCCAATGTCGTCGACCTCATCAAAGGCGACCGGATTCATCTGATTGTGAATACGCCGCGCGGGCAGGACACGTTCTTCGATGAGCAGGCGATTCGCCGGGCTGCGGTGCTGGCGCGGATTCCCACGATCACCACTCTCGCGGCGGCACGCGCGGCGTCTGAGGGCATCTCCGCGTTACAGCAGGGGACCCTGAGCGTGGTTGCGTTGCAGACGCTCCATGCGAACCGGGTTGAGGCAACTGTCTGA